A window of Aurantibacillus circumpalustris genomic DNA:
CGTAAAAATGTTTTTGTGATGGATTATCTATTACAAGCGCTCCAAGACCGTCCCAAAGATTATCTAAACTGAACAGGCCTTTGCGTCTGTTTTCTCCGGGTTGATAAACAGGCTGAATAAATGATCTCCCAAGTTCAATCGTTTCATTAAGGTAATTCTTATAAAACTCATCGCTAAAATTAAATAATTCCGTAGTTGCTAAATTTGCTTTACCGTCAATAAATTCAGCATCCTTGCACAGAATAAATCTGTATGCACCCACAATTTCCTTATCCTCTGGACTCCACACCAACAATTGCTTGTAGGCATGTTTTCCCACATCGAATTCATCGATATCTATTTCTTTACCCGTGCCACCACCAGCATGACGGAACGTTACTTCACGCAACCTCCCAATCTCGCGCATTACATTAGGCGAGTCATTATGAGTAACGATATAGATTTCGTTGCTTCCGTTATTGGCCTTTCGAACATAACGTTCCCTTGATAGTTCGTCTAACAAGGCTTCCTTGCTAACTGGGTCAATGATTTTTTGCATAACTTACTTTGTAAATATACAGAAAGTGTTTCAGATTTTGTAGTATCTTTAAATCCAATTTTTATTAATAATGTCACGTTTCTCCTTATTAATAACATCCATAGCGCTACTCACAATCCTTTGTCCGAATTTTTTAAATTCACAACCTAACTATGGCTTTACAATAACAGCTACCAAAGACATCTGTTTGAAAGCCAGTGCCTCTTTAATAATTGAAGCTGCTTCTCTGGACGACATTCGTAACATTGCTTGGAGCAGCGGAGAAACAAACGTGAAACAGGTAACTGGGCTTAGTGCCGGTGATTATTTTGTCAAAATTAAAACCGAACACCTCATTGATTCGGTAATTATTACAAAAGATACAACACTTTACTTTTCAATTAGTAAGGAAATGTGTCCCGTAAGTATCGACAAGTACTTTTCACCCAACGACGATAATTATCATGACTTTATGGGAGTTTCTAACGCACAGTATTACCCAAACTTTGAACTAATTGTTTTTAATAAATGGGGGCAACAAGTGCACTCACAGAAAAAAGAGTTTACACCCTGGAATGGTAAGTGGAATGGAATTGATTTGCCTGATGGAACTTATTACTATGTTTTCTTTTACGATGCCTCTCAAAAAACTAACCTTTTAAAAGGAGATGTAACGATTCTCCGATGATGTAAGATGTAAAAGGGAAGATGGCAAATGTATCTGCACTTTACGCCATCTCACATTTTCCATATTACATCTTCCATTTTACTTTCTAGTTTCCATTTTACTTTCTAACAGCTCCACTTAAAAATAAAAATCTGCCACATTTATGTGATCTCTTTTAATTTCTATTTCTTATAAATAATTTTATATCAGCATCTAAAACGCGGTTGTATGAAACACATTGACTTAACCTTTAAACCCCACAACAATGAGTTATCTAATCAACAACCAGCAAAAATTAAACGATATAATTTTTGCAGACCGTAACAAAGCTTATGGCGCTTATGTGCTGCGTTCTAGCTACGGAAACACTATTCTTAAATCCATTTTCTTAATGTTATTAGGTGTTGGGTCCATGCTATCTATAGCCGTTTATTTAAGTAATAAAAACAAGCCCGACGAAAATTTAGGCGGTCATCTTTTTATAAAAGACAGTGCTTTTGTGGTTGAATTTAATGTAGAGAAAAAAAAGGAACCTTCAAAGCACGCAGAAAAAACCCCCATCAAAAAAGAAAAAGTCGAGAAAATCGAAAGTACAGATTACACAAAGATTGATTCAACGTATGACGCGAAAACAACAAACAGAAACGAAATAAGCGTTGCTACGTTTACTTCCAACACGACAGACGAAAACACAAATAGTCCCAATGATGGCACTGGCACGCTAACAGAAGTTGTTGGATTTGGCAAGTCAGATAGTGCCATAGCAATTAGCGATCCATTTCAAGTTGACTCAGAACCACAATTTGAAGGAGGATTAAAAGCACTTTATCGATTTGTTTCGTACCATCTTAAATATCCTAACTGGGCTTCAAGTGAAGGAAAAGAAGGAACGGTTTTTGTAAAATTTGTAGTCGACGAAAATGGAAAGGTAGGAAGATTAAGTTTATTAAACACTTTGGGCTTTGGCATGGATGATGAAGCAATGAGAGTTGTTTCTCTCATTCCTAAATTTAAATCGCCGGCAAAAATAAAAGGTCAAGCAGTAAAAGCATATTACCAATTGCCAATCAGGTTCACTTTTAGTAAGTATTAAGAGCTAAACCAATTTTTAATAAAAAAAACCGACTTGTAACTAGCTTACAAGTCGGTTTGGAATATATGACGAAAAAAAGATGGTTTTACCCCAACAATTCTTTTACCAAAGCAGAAACAATTTTATTATCTGCTTTACCTGCAAATACTTTAGAAGCGGCACCCATTACTTTACCTAAATCACCCGGTCCACTTGCTCCAACAGAAGCTACAATTTTTACAAGCTCTGCTTTAATTTCAGCTTCTCCCATTTGTTTAGGCAAATACTCTTCCAATACAGAAGCCTGGAATAATTCTACTTCTTCTAAATCTGGACGGTTTTGTGATTTGTATATCTCTGCTGATTCTTTTCTTTTTTTTACTTCCTTTTGCAAAGCCTTATTTACACTATCTTCTGTTAAACCTTCAGGGGAGGTTTTTAGCAAAAGAACTACAGACTTTATTCCGCGTAAACTTTCTAATCGTTTAGCATCCTTTGCCAACATGGCTGTTTTAATTTCGCTGTTTACTTTTTCTTCTATGTTCATAATCTAAAAGCTTTTAAAATGAATGATGGTACAAAAATAAAAAAGCCACCCGAATTCGAGTGGCTTTAAAAAAATAATTATTAATTATTGGCTAACTGTAAACTTACCAGATTTTAGCGTTCTGTTACTATTTGTAGAAACAGTATAGAGATAGAGTCCTTTGTTATACGAAGAAACATCTAGCTTTACCTTTCCTTCATTCAGCGTTTGTTTTTCAACCAACTTACCTGTAATGTCATAAATTGCAACAAATTTTGCCTCCAAATGGTTTGTTGCGAAATTTACAAAACTATTAGAAGGATTAGGAAATACAACAAAATTTGAATTATCTAAAGAATTCTCTCTAATTGAAACGTTAACAGTTGAAGTGTTTACGGCATCTTTGTTACGCCTCACTGCTGTTTGAGTTGTGGTTGAATTACCTAATGGCGTTACAAGTACCGCAGTATAAGTTGAAATTGAAAAAACAGGTGCTTTTATTACGTTATCATAATAGTTATAATTCGTTTGGGTGATGGTAGCAGTGGCTAAGCTTGACACCACGAATAAAGTTTGACTAGTTACCACCCTCAAAGTATTAGTTAAAGTTACAGAACCAGGTAACATGATTGTTCCTGAACCATCAGCTAAAACACTACTGTTTCCGGTGAAAGTTCCACTTAAAGAAAGTGATGGGATATATAAACTACCGCCAGTAGCTGCAACAGCACTGCTACTCATGTTCATTGGGTAGGTTGCATAAATAGCTGGAGAAGTATAAGTAATTGTTCCCACTACTGCACCAGCCGACAAATTCCCACCAAAATACTGTAAGGAACCAGTACTTGAGGCTAAATAGGCGACATCATCTATAGATGAAGCCATTGCGACATTTGCTGCGGGGTAGGTAGTAGTTGTCACTGCCTGTACACTATAGTTATTTATTACATTGCTATAAGTTGCAATGGAAGAAAAATTCCATAATGCATTGGTGCCTGAAGCACCAGGACTAGTCGTTAAAGAATCGCAATGATACATTGAATACATCTCTCCAGCTGCAGGAGCGTTATTCGTTTGTGT
This region includes:
- a CDS encoding GNAT family N-acetyltransferase, which gives rise to MQKIIDPVSKEALLDELSRERYVRKANNGSNEIYIVTHNDSPNVMREIGRLREVTFRHAGGGTGKEIDIDEFDVGKHAYKQLLVWSPEDKEIVGAYRFILCKDAEFIDGKANLATTELFNFSDEFYKNYLNETIELGRSFIQPVYQPGENRRKGLFSLDNLWDGLGALVIDNPSQKHFYGKVTMYTDFNVVARDYILSFLDYYFPDKDKLVVPVNSIERNTNTDDFVKLLHGQNYKEGHAILHKHVRDLGENIPPLMNAYMNLSPTMKSFGTAINTTFGDVEETGILVTIKDVYDSKKERHFNSYLIEKGLRTLDGN
- a CDS encoding gliding motility-associated C-terminal domain-containing protein, whose protein sequence is MSRFSLLITSIALLTILCPNFLNSQPNYGFTITATKDICLKASASLIIEAASLDDIRNIAWSSGETNVKQVTGLSAGDYFVKIKTEHLIDSVIITKDTTLYFSISKEMCPVSIDKYFSPNDDNYHDFMGVSNAQYYPNFELIVFNKWGQQVHSQKKEFTPWNGKWNGIDLPDGTYYYVFFYDASQKTNLLKGDVTILR
- a CDS encoding energy transducer TonB — its product is MSYLINNQQKLNDIIFADRNKAYGAYVLRSSYGNTILKSIFLMLLGVGSMLSIAVYLSNKNKPDENLGGHLFIKDSAFVVEFNVEKKKEPSKHAEKTPIKKEKVEKIESTDYTKIDSTYDAKTTNRNEISVATFTSNTTDENTNSPNDGTGTLTEVVGFGKSDSAIAISDPFQVDSEPQFEGGLKALYRFVSYHLKYPNWASSEGKEGTVFVKFVVDENGKVGRLSLLNTLGFGMDDEAMRVVSLIPKFKSPAKIKGQAVKAYYQLPIRFTFSKY
- a CDS encoding GatB/YqeY domain-containing protein, whose protein sequence is MNIEEKVNSEIKTAMLAKDAKRLESLRGIKSVVLLLKTSPEGLTEDSVNKALQKEVKKRKESAEIYKSQNRPDLEEVELFQASVLEEYLPKQMGEAEIKAELVKIVASVGASGPGDLGKVMGAASKVFAGKADNKIVSALVKELLG
- a CDS encoding T9SS type A sorting domain-containing protein, whose translation is MKKIYLSLLSLLTVLNVSAQLTQTNNAPAAGEMYSMYHCDSLTTSPGASGTNALWNFSSIATYSNVINNYSVQAVTTTTYPAANVAMASSIDDVAYLASSTGSLQYFGGNLSAGAVVGTITYTSPAIYATYPMNMSSSAVAATGGSLYIPSLSLSGTFTGNSSVLADGSGTIMLPGSVTLTNTLRVVTSQTLFVVSSLATATITQTNYNYYDNVIKAPVFSISTYTAVLVTPLGNSTTTQTAVRRNKDAVNTSTVNVSIRENSLDNSNFVVFPNPSNSFVNFATNHLEAKFVAIYDITGKLVEKQTLNEGKVKLDVSSYNKGLYLYTVSTNSNRTLKSGKFTVSQ